In one window of Ovis aries strain OAR_USU_Benz2616 breed Rambouillet chromosome 3, ARS-UI_Ramb_v3.0, whole genome shotgun sequence DNA:
- the LOC114112654 gene encoding histone H4 produces the protein MSGRGKGGKGLGKGGAKRHRKVLRDNIQGITKPAIRRLARRGGVKRISGLIYEETRGVLKVFLENVIRDAVTYTEHAKRKTVTAMDVVYALKRQGRTLYGFGG, from the coding sequence ATGTCTGGCAGGGGCAAAGGGGGGAAAGGGCTGGGTAAAGGAGGTGCCAAGCGTCACCGGAAGGTCTTACGGGACAACATCCAGGGCATTACGAAGCCCGCAATTCGCCGTCTTGCCCGCCGTGGTGGTGTCAAGCGCATCTCAGGGCTCATCTACGAGGAGACCCGTGGAGTGCTCAAAGTGTTCTTGGAAAATGTGATCCGCGATGCAGTGACGTACACGGAACACGCCAAGCGCAAGACGGTCACGGCCATGGATGTGGTGTATGCTCTGAAACGCCAGGGCCGCACCCTCTACGGCTTCGGTGGCTGA
- the LOC101107687 gene encoding histone H2A.J encodes MSGRGKQGGKVRAKAKSRSSRAGLQFPVGRVHRLLRKGNYAERVGAGAPVYLAAVLEYLTAEILELAGNAARDNKKTRIIPRHLQLAIRNDEELNKLLGKVTIAQGGVLPNIQAVLLPKKTESQKTKSK; translated from the coding sequence ATGTCTGGTCGCGGAAAGCAGGGCGGCAAAGTGCGGGCAAAGGCCAAATCCAGGTCGTCTCGAGCGGGCCTGCAGTTCCCAGTGGGCCGAGTGCACAGACTGCTGCGCAAGGGTAATTACGCGGAGCGAGTGGGCGCCGGGGCGCCGGTGTACCTGGCGGCGGTGTTGGAATACCTGACGGCGGAGATCCTGGAGTTGGCTGGCAACGCCGCGCGGGACAACAAGAAGACCAGGATAATCCCTCGCCACCTGCAGCTCGCCATCCGCAACGACGAAGAGCTAAACAAGCTTCTGGGGAAAGTGACCATCGCTCAGGGCGGCGTCCTGCCCAACATCCAGGCCGTGCTGCTGCCAAAGAAGACGGAGAGTCAGAAGACGAAGAGCAAGTGA